One Tamlana carrageenivorans genomic region harbors:
- a CDS encoding T9SS type A sorting domain-containing protein encodes MIKQVTLKHIVLTTMLLFSLIVTAQTAAPDEDTGAYTTCNTNGQNATRTSDDLPNPVNVGTIDDRTCYANYSESDVYGKTWGVYNITHNSNQFETTLQPRMERSLSRSSETGVGSYAKFTGVFRILEVGDTSGVNQDGTYIAQAKGKHTGGGGSPDPAICLYLAKPVYGTGADANKQVSFDIYAERILYRGGEGSGREIVFLKNVNKNAEIDFELEVGFREDPSDATKKVHYCDAVIGGEAFNWNIPEPEKGRESGIRYGAYRVKGGRAQIRWANTTYQKEEKVGVVDPGPVGDVYRLRNVATGQFLADSGVSASPVTMSASGNESNKNWSFVASGNYFNIDSETFGILRAPAANGPGGAYVVVSTTKAAPATDSDKVWTIHYNQAEDTYRFESGNSGRYLYHEVNGNVTHISALATDDRSVWEAIPTSVVLSVDENKLSTSKIRVFPNPAKDRFTISIKNLNHVKVKIFDILGKIVFETETSNDSLQINNNGQFTTGIYLVKIIDSTNTAHHTKLVVK; translated from the coding sequence ATGATAAAACAAGTTACACTAAAACATATTGTTTTAACAACAATGCTTTTGTTTTCACTTATTGTGACAGCACAAACAGCTGCACCCGACGAAGATACTGGGGCTTATACCACTTGTAACACAAATGGGCAAAATGCTACTAGAACTTCAGATGATTTACCAAACCCTGTTAATGTAGGAACTATTGATGACCGTACGTGCTATGCAAATTACAGTGAAAGTGATGTGTATGGTAAAACTTGGGGAGTATACAATATAACACATAATTCAAATCAATTTGAAACGACCTTACAGCCTAGAATGGAACGCTCTTTAAGCAGGTCTAGTGAAACTGGAGTAGGAAGTTATGCGAAGTTTACAGGCGTGTTTAGAATTCTTGAGGTAGGGGATACTTCTGGGGTCAATCAGGATGGAACTTATATAGCACAGGCCAAAGGAAAGCATACTGGTGGTGGAGGATCTCCAGATCCAGCCATTTGTTTGTATTTAGCTAAACCTGTGTATGGTACAGGTGCCGATGCCAATAAACAAGTGTCGTTCGATATTTATGCCGAGCGTATTTTATACCGTGGAGGAGAAGGAAGCGGTAGGGAAATTGTATTCCTAAAAAATGTCAATAAAAATGCCGAAATTGATTTTGAATTAGAGGTAGGTTTTAGAGAAGACCCTAGTGATGCGACTAAAAAAGTCCATTATTGTGATGCCGTAATTGGCGGTGAAGCTTTTAATTGGAATATTCCAGAGCCAGAAAAAGGAAGGGAATCTGGTATTAGATATGGTGCCTATAGAGTTAAAGGAGGCAGAGCTCAAATTAGATGGGCAAATACCACATACCAAAAGGAAGAAAAAGTAGGTGTTGTAGATCCAGGTCCAGTTGGAGATGTTTATCGCTTAAGAAATGTTGCTACCGGTCAGTTTCTTGCAGATTCGGGAGTGAGTGCTTCGCCAGTTACTATGAGTGCTTCTGGTAATGAATCAAATAAAAATTGGAGTTTTGTAGCCAGTGGGAATTATTTTAATATTGATAGCGAAACTTTTGGAATTTTACGCGCCCCTGCAGCTAATGGTCCTGGTGGAGCTTATGTTGTTGTAAGCACTACAAAAGCGGCGCCAGCAACAGATAGCGATAAAGTATGGACGATACATTATAACCAAGCAGAGGATACCTATAGATTTGAATCTGGTAACAGTGGCAGATATCTGTATCATGAAGTAAATGGAAACGTTACTCATATTTCGGCACTAGCAACTGATGATAGAAGTGTATGGGAAGCTATTCCAACAAGTGTAGTGCTTAGTGTAGATGAAAACAAGCTTTCGACTTCTAAAATTCGAGTTTTCCCGAACCCTGCGAAAGATAGATTTACGATTTCAATAAAAAATCTAAATCATGTAAAAGTTAAAATATTTGATATTTTAGGTAAAATTGTTTTTGAAACTGAAACCTCGAACGATAGCCTTCAAATAAATAATAACGGACAATTTACGACAGGAATTTATCTGGTTAAAATAATTGATAGTACCAATACTGCTCATCATACAAAACTGGTTGTAAAATAA
- a CDS encoding sulfatase-like hydrolase/transferase, with protein MPNAWDRHLMPVAEWQHPRGMMHGLANGEIRVTRGGMDVFQMVEGGDYIYPDGAIADEALKQLRELASNKEKPFLLAVGIIKPHLPFGAPKTYHDRYEGIKLPEIKNPKILEGKTTWHGSGEFMGYNRWGKNPN; from the coding sequence ATGCCAAATGCATGGGATAGACATCTTATGCCAGTTGCAGAATGGCAACATCCTCGAGGCATGATGCACGGATTAGCCAATGGAGAGATTCGGGTTACAAGAGGCGGCATGGACGTTTTTCAAATGGTAGAAGGGGGTGATTACATTTATCCAGATGGAGCAATTGCCGATGAAGCTTTAAAGCAATTGCGTGAACTGGCCAGCAATAAAGAAAAACCATTTTTACTTGCCGTTGGAATTATTAAACCACACTTACCCTTCGGTGCGCCTAAAACTTACCATGACAGGTATGAGGGCATTAAATTGCCAGAAATAAAGAACCCTAAAATACTGGAAGGAAAAACCACATGGCATGGCTCTGGTGAGTTTATGGGATACAACCGTTGGGGTAAAAACCCAAATTAA